In Hydractinia symbiolongicarpus strain clone_291-10 chromosome 4, HSymV2.1, whole genome shotgun sequence, the following proteins share a genomic window:
- the LOC130641022 gene encoding uncharacterized protein LOC130641022 → MSSVEANAIHSHQHNYTVYANEEATLLFSSLSILISLVATLLLCCYLRANRGHNKGAFEHIVLFIGIIISVIANLSYEDESATIYFIYEIVYIILFGILVTWFGCYFFFAIPVSTNNIKPIGDGKTNISRFILYITVPIGLIELFLIVGYFIEGNPIEIILISCGLLQKIFQAGLYHYSLRHKIPADERDHGASWFFKIMALFNFSMWLESITVADMQGSEVVNKYLQTGYSVFTYIYAALLIDYRLLCCMLFVEHAITIDKRTSQDEHQHNEEDMRPTSTLVYDEERQAQQFKVYSSHMAGSGYILGGILLATQLINAFQYTEYLGPWTNIFGIAAEVMVIIPGVILITRLNETKRQNQHASSEMDLVVTLMGAIGLVFWFLKGFLTICWAVRASRISIKSTDDQFEYEYLSWNSVRFTFRIISIVFQLYLFSKSEIQVYCQKEFQTRRSNHFLLACITLAMLSVVINSMIDAYSGFIEKLVKDAKLNAVIMTVYQVGAPIHLGFSVHMFLYFIIVSTKVIDVKLAFKHRNHRSIHYIDQVGQGRTSSTLYHGLESNNDILGNDKDEDNVRLLLNDEEKKFRTV, encoded by the exons ATGTCATCAGTTGAAGCAAATGCTATACATTCACATCAACACAACTATACAGTATATGCGAACGAAGAAGCCACCCTgttattttcaagtttatcaatTCTCATCTCACTGGTTGCGACTTTATTACTATGTTGCTATCTCAGAGCTAACCGTGGACACAATAAGGGAGCATTTGAACATATTGTTTTATTCATTGGGATTATAATATCTGTTATAGCCAACCTTTCATACGAAGATGAAAGTGCCACAATCTATTTCATATACGAAATTGTTTACATCATTTTATTTGGTATTCTTGTCACGTGGTTTGGATGTTACTTTTTCTTTGCTATTCCAGTTTCCACAAACAATATCAAACCTATAGGTGATGGCAAGACGAATATCAGCAGATTCATATTATACATCACCGTACCGATAGGCCTTATAGAACTATTCCTTATCGTAGGTTATTTCATTGAAGGAAATCCTATCGAAATTATATTAATTTCTTGTGGATtacttcaaaaaatatttcaagctGGTTTGTACCATTATAGCCTTCGTCATAAAATTCCCGCTGATGAACGTGACCACGGAGCATCttggttttttaaaattatggcGTTGTTTAACTTCTCCATGTGGCTGGAATCGATTACAGTAGCGGATATGCAGGGCAGCGAAGTAGTTAATAAGTACCTGCAAACTGGTTATAGCGTTTTTACATACATCTATGCTGCTCTACTTATTGACTACCGCTTGCTATGTTGTATGCTGTTTGTTGAACATGCAATTACCATTGATAAGAGAACTTCACAAGACGAACACCAACATAACGAAGAAGATATGCGACCAACAAGTACACTAGTATATGATGAAGAGAGACAAGCCCAACAATTCAAAGTGTATTCTTCTCATATGGCTGGGAGTGGTTACATTTTAGGGGGTATCTTGTTGGCTACCCAACTCATTAATGCATTCCAGTATACGGAGTACTTAGGACCATGGACAAATATTTTTGGGATAGCAGCTGAAGTTATGGTTATAATACCAGGTGTTATTTTGATAACTCGG TTGAATGaaacaaaaagacaaaaccAGCATGCATCGAGTGAAATGGATCTTGTCGTGACTTTAATGGGAGCTATCGGGTTGGTGTTTTGGTTTTTGAAGGGATTTCTTACTATTTGTTGGGCTGTGAGAGCAAGTCGGATTTCCATCAAATCAACAGACGATCAATTCGAATATGAGTACCTCTCATGGAATTCAGTGAGATTTACTTTTCGAATCATATCCATCGTCTTCCAGCTTTATTTATTCTCAAAGTCAGAAATTCAGGTGTATTGTCAAAAGGAGTTTCAAACAAGACGGAGTAATCATTTTTTGCTGGCTTGTATCACACTAGCTATGCTATCGGTTGTAATAAATTCAATGATCGATGCATATAGTGGCTTTATCGAAAAGCTGGTCAAAGATGCTAAGCTGAACGCAGTTATAATGACCGTCTATCAGGTCGGTGCTCCTATACATCTTGGATTTTCTGTTCATATGTTTCTCTATTTCATTATTGTTAGCACAAAAGTGATTGATGTCAAGTTGGCTTTCAAACATAGAAATCACCGATCGATTCATTACATTGATCAAGTTGGACAAGGCAGAACATCATCAACGTTGTATCATGGACTAGAATCCAACAACGACATCCTTGGTAATGACAAGGATGAGGATAATGTGAGGCTCTTGTTAAATGACgaggaaaaaaaattcagaacagtgtaa